In the genome of Drosophila kikkawai strain 14028-0561.14 chromosome 2R, DkikHiC1v2, whole genome shotgun sequence, the window GATATTTGATCGAAAGAAAGCAAACTCCCTTTTCATATTGTACAAAAAGTCATTTAATCTTAGACGGTTTGCTTctaaataagaatttgtataatCTTAATTTTAGGCTTAAAGTGCACGTACACGGCAGCgcgtcttttgttttttcgaAGCGCTTTTAGATTTTAGAGTGTAAGAACACAAAACACATACCTTATATCATGCAATCGCAAGTCCCAATAAGAGTCagaaccatatatattttgaacgAGTGACAGTTGTGCTAATATTTACCATACAGAACTTGTCTGTTAGCCAAGTAAGATTTTATAAACATCAAGCCCTTTACTTTTACATGTAACAACGTATTTTTatacaacagaaacaaaacaaacccaCACAAACCTTGTACAATTCCTTGTGAATACCTATTAATTACTATTTACGTGCTTAAGTTCACCTATCGTTAAGTTGTAAAAACGTAATGAGCGCAGATTAAAACGGAAAGTTTATCAAAAGTGAATAGCAAAACTGTGTTTACATACAAAgacatacaaaatatttattcaaagtaCTCGACATTCGATACACTATTGttgttaattgttaattgCATTGAATGCAAGGAAATCACTTGTAGATAAAGTCTCGTCGCGTTATAATGCCAGCAATGCGATTCTCATTGTTAATGACCAGCAAGTGTCGCAGGCCCAAGGCGCGGAATATCTGGAAAATCCTGGGCACCGAATCGTGCTGGGAATGCAAATGgtgtttagtttttacaagtaTTTTAGTATATTTAAAGTCTTACCGGATTGACGCGCACTGGAGATGGGTTCATAAACATGGCCAGGTCGACGGTGTAGTTGATTTTATCATCCAGCTTGCGAACGCTCTGTAAGCAGATGGTTAAAGCTTGACTTTAAAATCGGAATAAACCAGAGTTGAAGTACGAATCACCTTAATTGATGGATATCTGGGATAGACATCTCTAAAGGTCTGTATAGATGTCTCCGGCAGCCAGAATCGCTTGTTCTCCACGTACAAAGATTTCAACAGGATGACAATTAGCTGGGAACGCAAGATGATACCACAGACGCGGCCCTCTGATCGGCGATCCTGTTGAGAAATTAAACATACCTGAGTGagtattttgatatattgcaTATAATACAGGTTGAAAGATGTTTGGAACCAAGAACCgtaatataattttgaaaGTTTTTTAAGCGTcgaattcaaatattttaaaacacgATTTTTGGGTACTTTAAAGTTGCTCTATCTTCAATGTTCTTTTTTTCTAAATCGTTACATCTGAAAGAATAGTAgtcctaaaaataatatttgaaaaaattttgaaatattgttaatctcttaaatatatatatcaatataaattcaaatcacGATATCTCAAAGATCCATAAagattttaacaaattttaaaaactaatttaaaggTCAAGAATAATACTTTATAATAAAGTAATGATCCGTttgaataaaaacaagaaagaaagctaactttggccagccaaagtttgtatactcttgcaggtaacaattaaaatatatcataactaagccaaaaattcattaatttcgattcggaaagcagttttgtgttagtttttattaatttaaaaaaactgcataccaaatttaaaattttaagaaatcaaaatttttggccatttttgcttattttaatgatgtaaccccttataaaatttcgcaaaaatggccaaaaaatcgatttcttccggacatgtctagaaagattcccctgttgatgctgatcaagaatatatatactttatagggtcggaaacgtctccttcactgcgttgcaaacttctgactgaaattataataccctgcaagggtataaaaacagaTCGTATTGAATTTACAGAACCttaaaagtgcaaaaaataGTATTTGTTGCACTTTTAAGATGGAAATTTTGTTGCCTAGTGTAATAGCATATAAACTCACGCCGATCACATTATCCACAACGGGGAATCCATTGTGGTCGCACTTCTTCAGCACCTTGTATATGTAGTGGGCGCTATCACGAAGCTTGATGCAAACCACAGGACTACTCAGAATTTCTTTGGCTGTCAGACCCTTGTACTGGGGCAGCGGTTCCCAGGGCAGCATGGGCACATGATTCACTTGGATTTGGGTGTCATATATACCCTCGTTGAAGTAGTCACCGACCCATTTGGCGCTGATCAAAGCTATGATGAGCGGGAAGAAGAAGGAGCTTTCGATGCCGGTGGTCTCCATCAGGATAACCGACAAGCTGATGGTCATGCGAAGTACTCCGCCCAAATTGGCAGCAGCTCCGATCAGAGCGTATTTACCAGGATGCAGGAATTCCTAAAATTGGAAACAGGTTGTTAATTTCTCAGGTAAAAAGAAACACCTTTCAAACGTACCGCCTCCGGGAACAGATAGAAGGTAACCATAGCCAGAAGACGACCCCAGGCTGCACCGACCAGAGCAGTGGGAATAAACACACCCAAGGAGACATTTAGGCCAAAGGTGGCGCAAGACAAAACATAATAAACGACAGTGAACATGGCCAAGGTGAGGATTTTGTGGGATCCTGAAATTAATTAAGGGATTTAAAATATGCATTGTTATAATTATTCCCTTTTACTCACCTGGAGGATCGTGAAACAGCGATCGGACCGTTGCCTCTGGCGTTTGAAACCACAGGGCAGCCACAGCGTTATACTCATTATCCTCGCAGAAAAGCTGAACGGGATGTATGGTTGGATCGTTGCCCAGTGGCCGGCAATCGTTGATGAAGTAGATCATCAGGCAAGCCAGTGTTACGCCCAACATGGCCACCACAACGGCTTCAATGACCTTGGCAAACTTCCAGGGGATAAAGCGTTTCCTGAAGTTATTGATCTTGGTATTCAGCGAGTTCCAGGCGGCTCCAAGCAGCCCACCCGTCACACCCAGGATCATGAAGATCGGCAGCTCAAAGTAGTCGAACTTTAGCGGTTGATCGAACTTTCCCAAATTAAAGAGACCCGTGAAAGTGAAATCGTTTAGGCCATGATATGCCGATAGGACTATGTTCAGGGTAAACACACTGATAATGGAGGCTACCAAAGTGCGCCAAATGAGATTCTGGTTCCAGAAGCTGGCCGCCTCTTCCAGCGAGAAGAGCATTCCACCGATGGGGGCTCCGAAGGCAGCTGAAACTCCGGCAGCTCCGCCTCCCAGGACAAAATCCCGCTTTTCGTGATCATCACGGAAGGCCTTAAATACGCGGAAATCCTTAACAAACGTGGTGCTCTTGCCCTGCGAGATGCCGGCAGCCACCACGGCGCCAGCATGAATCATTGGACCCTCCTTTCCGCCGGCCAAACCGCCCACCACGGATGTTATCACGCCGATGGCTTTCACCGCCAGCGTTTTAATGCGAACAATTCGCGGAATTTTAACACCATTTAGATAGCTCTTCACCTGCGGAATTCCACTGCCGGCGGTTATGGGCTCGATGTAGGTGACCATGGCAGCTCCAAAGGCCACTGGCAGGATGCTCAACAAGATCCAGTAGAGGAAGGGAATCACTAGATCGCGACCGGTGGCATCACTAAGAGGAACGTTATCGGCGACGGCTGGAATTAAGAATAGGAAATggattaaataagaaaacattATCTTCCAGATGTACATACACTCTTTGAGGAAGTTGTACTTTAGTTCCGACAGCTCTTCAATGATTATATCTATGGTACAGGCTATAAGGGCCGTGATAATGCCAATCTGGATGAAGATTATCCAACGGATGACGTCCTTGCGCAGAGAGAAACGTTCCCTCAGCCGTCTGCGCTGCTCTTCTTGGAACAGCGTGTTCTCGCAAACTTCATAGTCCAAGCTCTGTAAAGTTAAAGATAAGGCCTCCCGATCAGTCACTAATCCTCTCTGCTGCCGCCCACAAATACAGACCTCGTAATTGGGCGTGGAAGCCGCTGCAGTGCGGGATCGTAGATGAAAAATGGGCTCGGAATCATTGATGTGGTTCCTTGCATTGCCTGCACTGCCGTTTATTGTCTAAAaggcaattaaatttaattactaatATAGGTACTTAGTCGTCTAGAGATAAGCTCCACTCGGAGAACACAAAAGCTGATTAGTCATTGGTGGTTGAATCTAGTTTTAAACTTACATTAACTGGGGGAGGCGGACCATTGTGTTCTAATAAGGACGGCAGATCGTCTGCCAGCAAGTTTTGGTTATTCCCCGAAATATGCGCTGCTCCGTTTGCGGAGCTGGTTGTGGGCATCTCTTCGCTTCGGTTTTCGCCGAAAGTTTCGATGGGCTTTGCCGGTATACTTATTGGCACAACCGGATCTTCATCCTCGCTAGTTTCATCGTCCAAGCGAATTAAAGTCCTTTTATCGTccattatttaaaacaataatgACGAAACAGAGGCAAacacacaacaaaataaaaagagaacaAAGCCAAGTACAGTATGACCATCCGTGGTCAGCTATGAAATCTCTAGAGTGTGGCCAAAGTCTTTGGCACTCAGCCGCAGCTtttgaaaaattcaaattaacgAATACATTTAACTGGATTTAAGCCAATTTATTTCTAAGAAAAGGCAGTAAGGAATCGTTAGTTTACATAGATGCTTTCTTAGGGTGTACCTTCTTCTAATCTATAAAGTGGGCTCAAAGTGAAAGTTTGGGTTGAGATACTTGAACTTGGCCGCCTCCAGCAGCAAGCGATTGTGCTCGATACGGTTGCGACAGTGCAGCTCCTGCCCAATTGCGGCCATTGTGCGATCCAGGCGCTGCAGGAGATCCCGCTGTGGTTGCTCCATGAAATGGGTCAGCGACACCGATTGTGTGACGGCCCCGGTGCTCGTGTACTCCATGGAATTATCCTCCAGCGAGGATAGCGAGCTACTCGACTTGCTCTCGCTGGCCAGGGATGGAGCGCGCCGCAAGTCAATGGCCACCGGTTGTTCTACCGAAAAAGAGGAGGAGGCGCTCTGCTGTTCTGGCTTGATGGGCGTCAAAAGGGGGACAGGTGGTGTAGGATTGCTAATGGGAGCCACAGACATAATTGAGCGCTGAAAAGAGATGTGTTTTCTTAGTAATATTTACATAactatacaatttttataatgaAATGAACTTTTCCCGTGAAAACTTtagcaaataataattaaaaaataagaaattgtcttttaattttgttaaccttttttttctaCTTACATCCTGCAGCAGAAAACCAATGCTGTTGGCAGTAATATTTGGGGAATTGACTTTGTCGCTGTTATCTGAAGTCGAATCTCCGGACTAGAAAGAgatagatatgtatatatacacacacgtATACATATATGGATGTCAATGCACAAATACATGAAAAGCTGCACAGAAAAAGTTCTGTTTCATTGAGCTATTTCGTCGTCCATGCAGATACTGTATATAAAGTGGCGCTGATCTAACGGTAACTGCAAGGTGGTGCTCACTTGTCCCACTCCCACGCTTACCGATCTTGTGGCTGCGCCCTGTTGCTCCTGCTTGTGCCGCTGGAACACcgttttaattttcaattcgtGAGTCCCAGTTCCTACACCCACCGGAGTCGTAAGCTCCACCAATTGCGGCGGAGTCTGCGCAGCCGTGGTCGGCGGCGGTGTTGTGGCCTTCTTTCGCTCCTTGACGCAACGTCGGTTCTTCATAATGCGATCACGGCGCTCCTCCAAAGCAGCAACCTTCATTTCGTGCAACTTTCCAAGAAGGGAACTGTGTCGCCGCTGGTCAGGGGAACAcgaaaagtggaaaaaaagCCCTAGCAATCCGTAAAATGCCAGTGGCCTACCTTGATGTGCATGTGAAAATTCCCGGTGGAACGCACGCTGCCGCGATAAATCCGATCCGGCGGACAGTAGCAGCACTTGACCGTGACGTTATCCCCCACCTGGTTCTCTATGCGATACAGCTCCCCGTTGAGAATGTAAGGCACATGCTGGCGCCTGTCCGGCTCCTCATTATTGGCCTTCTTCGCGTCGGACCCGTTCGCGGACATTTTTAAGCTTCAAAAAGTCGACTGCACTTTCGGAGATTTGCGAACGAAAAGAACAGGGGTCGAGGCAGAGGAAGAGATACAGATTCTGTTCGCAAAGTTCTCGGCGCAAGGAACAAACGGAATGAGAGAGCAAGGAAAAAGCAACGGTACTTGGCAAAACGAAGATAGATAGATGGGAGACAAAAAGGCCTTTATGCACGTCGGTGAAGCTAGACCAATTCAAAGTAGTTGAATCTGGGTGGTACTAAAGTAATTAAAGTAGTAAGTAgattatttgatttaatattaGGTTACCTTTTTTTTAGAAAGCAAGTTAGCATTTAAAAGTTCTCTGCTTTTTGCGCCATGGAAGCAGAATACATGTAAATAAAAGAACACTCAGGTTGGCAGCTCTAAAATGACACGAGTTGGCAAACGAAAAGTGGCAGCACCTCGTGCCAAAAATATCGAATACGGAAAATAAACAATTCCATCAGCTGCACGTGTAGTCGTCGTTGCAcatttaataacaaaacagTTTACTGCAAAGGAATTTGGCATAATTCTAAATAATTTAGCAACATGGAACAGTCACCAGATACAGagccaaatattttaataacagGTGTGTGTACATGCTAGCCGCCAGCTCTttagtttattaataaatgtattatttttaaggcacTCCTGGAGCTGGCAAATCATACCTGTGCGAACGCCTGGCCGAACAACTGAAATTCAACTGGCTGGACTGCTCGAAAATTGCCAAGGACAATAACTTTGTGGAGGAGCACGACGATGAGTTCGACTGTCCCATTCTGGATGAGGAAAAGGTGAGCCAACTCACACtagatcaataaataatactaaaaatgtgtaaatatttaGCTAATGGATCACCTGGAACCCCTGATGGCGAAGGGCGGCAACATTGTGGAGTATCACGGCTGTGATTTTTTCCCAGAACGCTGGTTCGAGGCCGTTTTCGTGGTCACCTGCCCCAACACCGTATTGTACGATCGCCTTAAGGATCGCAACTACAACGAAAGGAAGCTCACATCAAACATTGAGTGTGAAATATTTGGAACCATTCTGGAAGAGGCCTATGATTCCTACAAAGAGGATAAGGTCTTCAAGCTCTCCGGTGAAACAAAGGCGGATGCCGACAAAAGCCTGAAGACAGTGAAGAATTGGTATCGAAtgtacaaaagaaaataaaggcTTTGTAAAATAGAAGGTAAAATCTTGGCTGATATATTTgttaactattttatttacaacaaACTAGAAGgtgtaaaatatgtataaaccTAAAGCTAAACTCTCGTCATCTTGAATCGAAGTGGTCCATCTGGCGCATACATGAAGGTTACGGCGTAATCCAGGGGCTTGTGATTGTATTCCAGCTTATAGTTGCGCAGCAACTTGGCCAGCAATATCTGCATCTCCAGATCGGCGAACCGACGACCCAGGCACATCCGCGCTCCATAGCCGTAGGGCAGCGATGCAAACGGATGCAATTTGCCGGGCACTCCGCCGTGTTGGGGCTTCAGCCACCTCTCTGGCCGGAAGGTGGCTGCATCTGTTACATACTCCTCCATATTGCCTGTGACAATGGTAGGGAAGACGGCCTGGACACCCTTGGGCACCTGGTAGCCACAAATCACGCTGTCCTCCATCAAGGTGCGACCATTGCCAATCACCGTGCTGTACATGCGGAACACCTCCTTGATGAAGGCCTTTAGGTGGTGCATTTGATCGAGCAAAGGAATGGTCAGCGGTGTGTTGGCATCTGGCAGCAGACGCTTCAGCTCCTCGTGCACCTTTTGCTGCTCCTCGGGGCGAGTGGCCAGTTGATAGAGCATCGAACACACAGCCATGGATATCTGGAAATGAGTACTCAATGGGATTTCTTCGTGATTATATAGATTCATTTAGACTTACAGTATCTATGCCGACTAGAATTAAATCAAGAGCCATTATTGTGGCTATTTTCTCGTCCTTCTCCGAAAGAATCACCTTCTCCACCAGCGAGGGCTCCCCAGCACGCAGGCTGGGATCCTGGATCTTGAGTCTTTCGGTGGCACTTTGTATGTACTTCATGCAGACTCTAAGGGGTACAACGGAAATTATTTCCTGTATATTATAATAATGAGAGAATATATTTACCCCACAAAGAAGTTCATGTTTTTCACGTAGCGCGTCCACAGTGGAGTGGGAAAGTATCGCCAGTAGGGGGCTTTCAGCTCCAAGGTGGCCACATTGCGCAGGGCATACTTGGCCGCATCGATAATCTGCTGGGGCTCCGAGTCCGGCTTGAGATTCGATTCCAGGCAGCCCAGACGAGTGTCCAGAGCCACGCGACCAATGCCTGATCATAAAATATggagaataataattaaaagtggAGGATATTCTAAGGATATACTCACATTCCAAAGACCATTTGTGAATCTCATTATCGAAATCCTCGGGCAGTTCTTGGTTTTCATCCAGCAGTTGCTCACAGCGCACCAGGAAGTCCTCTGTGATGACCTCCAGCGGCTGGAGGTAGCGCCTAATAGTGGAGAGCTGCAGCACTGGCTTCTGGACACGCGAACGGAACTGACGCCAGGGTTCGCCATGGCTAAAGGAGGAATAACATTACTCAATGCCTCAGCTAAAGTGACTGCTATACCCACACTCCAACCACTCCTCCTAGCTCCCCAAAGAAGTCCTTGCGCACCACGCTCTTGTACTTGACCAAACTGGGCATCGAGGGCCGGAAGGGAGTGGGTCCCTCGCTTCGGTAGCactaaaaacatgaaaatgATTGAAAATTCATCAAATTACTGGCATTAAGCAAGTCACCGACAAGTGCCGGGTAATTTTTGTACGGTGCCAGAAATTGATGTAGTGCCTTGGTGCCTTCGTGGTTCGCTGGTCATGCGGAAAGTCCCAGCTACCCACGGTGCTAAGGTGCCGCCGCTTAAGCTTACCTTTTCAATTTCGTCGGCATCGTAGATGAACAATAGATCGGGCCTTCCTATAAGACCTCCAAAACGCACAATTCTGCCGTAACGCTCGTGCAGCAGCGACGATATGTTGGCCACATCGGAGATGGTGTATTGACCAATTATAGGCATCAGTCTAAGGAGGACAAAGTGCGGATTAGTCAAGGTTAGCCAAAGCTTGCTCTATGACAATGAAAGATGCATTGACTTTCTGCCAAAGGCGGGCAAATAGCGATTTGTGAGCAAAATTCGTCAGCGTGCAGCCAAATTTCACACGTTATTATGGTGACCTTGAATCCGCTGCTAATTGAACGCTAATCAAGCGGATGACGTGCTGCCCCACGGATTGTAAGCTCAGGCAAATGAGGGGAGGGAATTATGCAGGTGTAAATTGCCGGAATCCCAAACGCACATTTAACCAGAATCGTTAGAGAATCTCTGCCTTTCGATAAGCTcgtaaatatttacttagCATACTCAACTAGGGAGGGGTAGACGAAGGAAAAACTAGTTTTCAGTGAAGAGTGCGTGTTTCATTTTTGCACACAAAGCCTAAGTCAATAAGCGGTCATAAATaccaacatcatcatcatcgtcgctAATTCAATAATTGTCGAACAAGAGCCGAAGACTCTTCCTAATTGGGTCAAGTGAAACGGAGAGTGTGGCCTGCACACTGCCATTGCAATTCGTTCGAAGAGAAAGCGAGTTTGTGTCTCGAgtctttcgatttcgatttataTAGCAGCCGTTGAAAGGGTCTGTGTGTACCTCCAGGTGTTGCCCAGGATGGGTATGGGCTTTGGTCCTGGTATTTGACTGTAGGGCAGGGCATTCTGCCACTCGGCCGTTGAGTGTACGCGGGAGGCACTGGGTTGGGTTTCCTCTTGATCCGCCAGGTGTGGACAGGTGGCTACGCCCGTTGAGCTTTCGCGACGCTTTTCATGTGGCAAGAAGCTGTTGCTGGCTGCCCCACCGATCTTGGACACACTTCGCCGCAGATTCGGTCCCGAGGCTACTGTGGATCGCCAGGCCTGAATGGGAAGTTTGTTCATTTTGGGGCCGTGCGCGAgagtcaacaacaacaaaagcctAGTGATTTATATTCAAATCAGATTTCACTGGTTTTATGCCTCGATTTCCAATTGTCTAAAGCTGTGACGTTGACGGAACGCACACACAGTCGCGGGGCACAGAAAGTAGCGGGAACAGCAATCGAGCTCCACACCGAACGCTGGCACAAACTACACTGGCAGGCCCCCAGCCCCAGCGATCCAAACAAGCTACCTGGCGGCAGGTACCCGAGCTGCCGCTCTGCTGTGCCTCTTTGTCGTTTTCAAAGAGAAAGTGCATACATATGTGCTCTTGACTATTTCGTTATTCGTCCTGAATAAGCTTAGTGAGATATTTCTTGAGAAGGTATATTCTTGATTCCGGGTCTTCTTGATGCCCAAAAAGTCAAAAGTTATGCAAAATGCGAATATTTCATGTTTTTGAGGGCAAAAAGCAGtctatattaattattaattatttatataataaaaaaaaaaactttggtcaattttggaaaatttaaatttattagaaatttaacttaatttttttttattaaaaacattgtaaatttttgacaattttaactAATTAGAAAATTGTTAATGATGATTTATtaatctaataaaaactaactcaaACTTACTTACTcatttatgatttaaattaatttttttttactttcttaaacattataattttcagttaacgggggaaataaataataatttaagtcgCAACTAAAGCTAgaggaattaaaaataatttcagcagcccatccaaattttcgACAATTTCTATGCAATTTGGCCCTTTCTCAAATtggggtaccaggcgaacagaaacaagcagcaagcaactgaaaactgttataaaaagtccaagtttcgaaccatttaggagcaagcgaaagtaacggctgttttcccaaaatgcaaCTCTGGGCAGGCAGCTCAGAGAGGGATAGCAAGTGTACAGAAAAGAAGAGAGCAGACAACACAGAGTTGTATTTTGGGAAAGAAGccaggtttgagtctccgctgactttcgcttgctcccataaggttcgaaacttggactttttataacagtttataccagttttcagttgcttgctgctggtttctgttcgcctgttaccccaatttgagaAGCAGGCaaattgcatggaaattttcgaaaatttggaTTGCTGCTGTAGGGAGGTTGTTGTAAtggggttgttgttgcaatcaaATGGCTGTGCCGGCGGTAAagggtataaatgcataaaataaaatataaatgtttataccagttatatagtttataccaattatcaattaaataaataaataaatatttaaattaattattttttattttcttaaatattatagttTTCAGTTAAcggggaaaataaataataatttaagtcgCAACTAAAACTAggggaattaaaaataatttcagcaGCCCATTCAAATTTTCGACAATTTCTATGCAATTTGGCCCTTTCTCAAATtggggtaccaggcgaacagaaacaagcagcaagcaactgaaaactgttataagaagtccaagtttcgaaccatttaggagcaagcgaaagtaa includes:
- the stil gene encoding protein stand still isoform X2; this translates as MSANGSDAKKANNEEPDRRQHVPYILNGELYRIENQVGDNVTVKCCYCPPDRIYRGSVRSTGNFHMHIKRRHSSLLGKLHEMKVAALEERRDRIMKNRRCVKERKKATTPPPTTAAQTPPQLVELTTPVGVGTGTHELKIKTVFQRHKQEQQGAATRSRSIMSVAPISNPTPPVPLLTPIKPEQQSASSSFSVEQPVAIDLRRAPSLASESKSSSSLSSLEDNSMEYTSTGAVTQSVSLTHFMEQPQRDLLQRLDRTMAAIGQELHCRNRIEHNRLLLEAAKFKYLNPNFHFEPTL
- the stil gene encoding protein stand still isoform X1, yielding MSANGSDAKKANNEEPDRRQHVPYILNGELYRIENQVGDNVTVKCCYCPPDRIYRGSVRSTGNFHMHIKRRHSSLLGKLHEMKVAALEERRDRIMKNRRCVKERKKATTPPPTTAAQTPPQLVELTTPVGVGTGTHELKIKTVFQRHKQEQQGAATRSSGDSTSDNSDKVNSPNITANSIGFLLQDRSIMSVAPISNPTPPVPLLTPIKPEQQSASSSFSVEQPVAIDLRRAPSLASESKSSSSLSSLEDNSMEYTSTGAVTQSVSLTHFMEQPQRDLLQRLDRTMAAIGQELHCRNRIEHNRLLLEAAKFKYLNPNFHFEPTL
- the Cyp301a1 gene encoding probable cytochrome P450 301a1, mitochondrial; translated protein: MNKLPIQAWRSTVASGPNLRRSVSKIGGAASNSFLPHEKRRESSTGVATCPHLADQEETQPSASRVHSTAEWQNALPYSQIPGPKPIPILGNTWRLMPIIGQYTISDVANISSLLHERYGRIVRFGGLIGRPDLLFIYDADEIEKCYRSEGPTPFRPSMPSLVKYKSVVRKDFFGELGGVVGVHGEPWRQFRSRVQKPVLQLSTIRRYLQPLEVITEDFLVRCEQLLDENQELPEDFDNEIHKWSLECIGRVALDTRLGCLESNLKPDSEPQQIIDAAKYALRNVATLELKAPYWRYFPTPLWTRYVKNMNFFVGVCMKYIQSATERLKIQDPSLRAGEPSLVEKVILSEKDEKIATIMALDLILVGIDTISMAVCSMLYQLATRPEEQQKVHEELKRLLPDANTPLTIPLLDQMHHLKAFIKEVFRMYSTVIGNGRTLMEDSVICGYQVPKGVQAVFPTIVTGNMEEYVTDAATFRPERWLKPQHGGVPGKLHPFASLPYGYGARMCLGRRFADLEMQILLAKLLRNYKLEYNHKPLDYAVTFMYAPDGPLRFKMTRV
- the ClC-b gene encoding H(+)/Cl(-) exchange transporter 7 yields the protein MDDKRTLIRLDDETSEDEDPVVPISIPAKPIETFGENRSEEMPTTSSANGAAHISGNNQNLLADDLPSLLEHNGPPPPVNTINGSAGNARNHINDSEPIFHLRSRTAAASTPNYESLDYEVCENTLFQEEQRRRLRERFSLRKDVIRWIIFIQIGIITALIACTIDIIIEELSELKYNFLKESVADNVPLSDATGRDLVIPFLYWILLSILPVAFGAAMVTYIEPITAGSGIPQVKSYLNGVKIPRIVRIKTLAVKAIGVITSVVGGLAGGKEGPMIHAGAVVAAGISQGKSTTFVKDFRVFKAFRDDHEKRDFVLGGGAAGVSAAFGAPIGGMLFSLEEAASFWNQNLIWRTLVASIISVFTLNIVLSAYHGLNDFTFTGLFNLGKFDQPLKFDYFELPIFMILGVTGGLLGAAWNSLNTKINNFRKRFIPWKFAKVIEAVVVAMLGVTLACLMIYFINDCRPLGNDPTIHPVQLFCEDNEYNAVAALWFQTPEATVRSLFHDPPGSHKILTLAMFTVVYYVLSCATFGLNVSLGVFIPTALVGAAWGRLLAMVTFYLFPEAEFLHPGKYALIGAAANLGGVLRMTISLSVILMETTGIESSFFFPLIIALISAKWVGDYFNEGIYDTQIQVNHVPMLPWEPLPQYKGLTAKEILSSPVVCIKLRDSAHYIYKVLKKCDHNGFPVVDNVIGDRRSEGRVCGIILRSQLIVILLKSLYVENKRFWLPETSIQTFRDVYPRYPSIKSVRKLDDKINYTVDLAMFMNPSPVRVNPHDSVPRIFQIFRALGLRHLLVINNENRIAGIITRRDFIYK
- the stil gene encoding protein stand still isoform X3; this encodes MSANGSDAKKANNEEPDRRQHVPYILNGELYRIENQVGDNVTVKCCYCPPDRIYRGSVRSTGNFHMHIKSGDSTSDNSDKVNSPNITANSIGFLLQDRSIMSVAPISNPTPPVPLLTPIKPEQQSASSSFSVEQPVAIDLRRAPSLASESKSSSSLSSLEDNSMEYTSTGAVTQSVSLTHFMEQPQRDLLQRLDRTMAAIGQELHCRNRIEHNRLLLEAAKFKYLNPNFHFEPTL
- the Ak6 gene encoding adenylate kinase isoenzyme 6 homolog encodes the protein MEQSPDTEPNILITGTPGAGKSYLCERLAEQLKFNWLDCSKIAKDNNFVEEHDDEFDCPILDEEKLMDHLEPLMAKGGNIVEYHGCDFFPERWFEAVFVVTCPNTVLYDRLKDRNYNERKLTSNIECEIFGTILEEAYDSYKEDKVFKLSGETKADADKSLKTVKNWYRMYKRK